CCAATTTACTTCCGCTTGCCAGAATACTCAGTCGCTAAATACTGGAACGATATTAGTTCTGCAGCTCCAAACACAGACTATGTTATCTACAACATTCCTCAATTGGCAGGGGTTGCTTTGACGCCAAGTCTCTACACTGAAATGTTGAAGAATCCTCGTGTTATCGGTGTGAAGAACTCTTCTATGCCAGTTCAAGATATCCAAACCTTTGTCAGCCTTGGTGGGGAAGACCATATCGTCTTTAACGGTCCAGATGAACAGTTCCTAGGTGGTCGCCTCATGGGTGCCAAAGCTGGTATCGGTGGTACTTATGGTGCTATGCCAGAACTCTTCTTGAAACTCAATCAATTGATTGCTGACAAAGACTTGGAAACAGCGCGTGAATTGCAGTATGCTATCAACGCTATCATTGGTAAACTCACTTCTGCACATGGAAATATGTACGGTGTGATTAAGGAAGTCTTGAAGATCAATGAAGGCTTGAATATTGGTTCTGTTCGTTCACCTTTGACACCAGTAACTGAAGAAGATCGTCCAGTTGTGGAAGCAGCTGCAGCCTTGATTCGTGAAACTAAGGAGCGCTTCCTCTAATCTATAAGGAGGTATTTATGACACACTACGTTGCAATTGATATCGGTGGAACCAATATCAAATATGGTTTGATCGACCAAGAAGGCCAACTTCTTGAATCGCATGAGATACCGACAGAGGCACATAAGGGTGGCCCCCATATTTTAGAGAAAACCAAACAGATTGTAGCTAGTTATCTTGAAAAAGATTCTGTAGCAGGTGTTGCCATTTCTTCAGCAGGTATGGTGGATCCTGACAAGGGTGAGATTTTCTATGCTGGCCCACAGATTCCAAACTATGCAGGTACCCAGTTCAAGAAGGAAATCGAGACTAGCTTTGACATTCCTTGTGAAATTGAAAATGATGTCAACTGTGCAGGCCTTGCAGAAGCAGTTTCGGGATCTGGTAAGGGAGCAAGTGTGACCCTTTGCTTGACCATTGGAACAGGTATCGGTGGTTGTTTGATTATGGATGGGAAAGTCTTCCATGGATTTAGCAATTCAGCCTGTGAAGTGGGTTATATGCATATGCAGGATGGAGCGTTCCAAGATTTGGCTTCTACA
This portion of the Streptococcus mitis B6 genome encodes:
- a CDS encoding dihydrodipicolinate synthase family protein, whose product is MSDLKKYEGVIPAFYACYDEQGEVSPERTRALVQYFIDKGVQGLYVNGSSGECIYQSVADRKLILEEVMAVAKGKLTIIAHVACNNTKDSMELARHAESLGVDAIATIPPIYFRLPEYSVAKYWNDISSAAPNTDYVIYNIPQLAGVALTPSLYTEMLKNPRVIGVKNSSMPVQDIQTFVSLGGEDHIVFNGPDEQFLGGRLMGAKAGIGGTYGAMPELFLKLNQLIADKDLETARELQYAINAIIGKLTSAHGNMYGVIKEVLKINEGLNIGSVRSPLTPVTEEDRPVVEAAAALIRETKERFL
- a CDS encoding ROK family protein yields the protein MTHYVAIDIGGTNIKYGLIDQEGQLLESHEIPTEAHKGGPHILEKTKQIVASYLEKDSVAGVAISSAGMVDPDKGEIFYAGPQIPNYAGTQFKKEIETSFDIPCEIENDVNCAGLAEAVSGSGKGASVTLCLTIGTGIGGCLIMDGKVFHGFSNSACEVGYMHMQDGAFQDLASTTALVKYVAEAHGEDVDQWNGRRIFKEATEGNKICMAGIDRMVDYLGKGLANICYVANPEVVILGGGIMGQEAILKPKIRTALKDALVPSLAEKTRLEFAHHQNTAGMLGAYYHFILNENQRAN